Proteins from a single region of Harpia harpyja isolate bHarHar1 chromosome 14, bHarHar1 primary haplotype, whole genome shotgun sequence:
- the SOCS3 gene encoding suppressor of cytokine signaling 3 gives MVTHSKFPAAGMSRPLDTSLRLKTFSSKSEYQLVVNTVRKLQESGFYWSTVTGGEANMLLSTEPAGTFLIRDSSDQRHFFTLSVKTESGTKNLRIQCEGGSFSLQSDPRSSQPVPRFDCVLKLVHHYMPPAPCAVPEQPGEALHPKRTYYIYSGGEKIPLVLSRPLSSSVSTLQHLCRKTVNGHLDSYEKMTQLPAPIKEFLDQYDAPL, from the coding sequence ATGGTCACCCACAGCAAGTTCCCCGCCGCCGGGATGAGCCGCCCCCTCGACACCAGCCTGCGCCTCAAGACGTTCAGCTCCAAGAGCGAGTACCAGCTGGTGGTGAACACCGTGCGCAAGCTGCAGGAGAGCGGCTTCTACTGGAGCACGGTGACGGGCGGCGAGGCCAACATGCTGCTGAGCACCGAGCCGGCCGGCACCTTCCTCATCAGGGACAGCTCGGACCAGCGGCACTTCTTCACCCTCAGCGTCAAGACAGAGTCGGGCACCAAGAACCTGCGCATCCAGTGCGAGGGCGGCAGCTTCTCCCTGCAGAGCGACCCTCGCAGCAGCCAGCCTGTGCCCCGCTTCGACTGCGTGCTCAAGCTGGTACATCACTACATGCCTCCCGCGCCCTGCGCCGTCCCCGAGCAGCCGGGGGAGGCCCTGCACCCCAAGCGCACCTACTACATCTACTCGGGTGGCGAGAAGATCCCCCTGGTGCTGAGCCGCCCACTCTCCTCCAGCGTCTCCACCCTGCAGCACCTCTGCCGCAAGACCGTCAACGGGCACCTGGACTCCTACGAGAAGATGACTCAGCTGCCGGCTCCCATCAAGGAGTTCCTCGACCAGTACGATGCCCCCCTCTAA